Below is a window of Spirochaetota bacterium DNA.
TTTTCAAGCTGCATGCGTATTGCCGCGCGTCGTGCGATATCGTTCATCGCCGCCCTGTCGGCGATAGCCTCTGCTTCGATCGCATAGCGCCCTGCCGCCGCAAGATCCCCTTTCCCGAACAGTATGCGCGCATAGGAGGCGAGCGAGCGAGCGCCGATGTTCGTGAAGAGAAGCGCCCTCTTGAAGGCGGCATCCGCTTCATCGTAATTTCCGGTCTGTATCAGATACTGCGAGAGCTCCACGTAGAGTTCCTGATCGGTGCGGCAATTGCGTGCACCCTCACGAAGTACATCCACGGCATCATTGGTGCGGCCGAAGCGCGCGTATACGCCCGCGAGCGTACGGTAGGGAATGGATACGCGCGGGGAAACGTTCGTCGCCTGCGTGAGGAAGAGAAAGGCGTTGGTGAGGTCGCCCGCGCGCGCGGCGGACAATCCGCTCAGCATGAAGGCGCGGTATTCCGGTACGAGTGATACCGCCTTGCCCCCCAGTTCCATCACCTTCGCGTCATTGCCGCGCTCGTAGTTCGCTTCCATGAGCGCAAGGAGCCAGTCATATTTCGTTCTGACAATGCGTGCGGCGAGACGCTCTTTGGCCGCCGGGATACGTGCATCGTTCATCTTGAACTTCTCGAGTATCGACTGTGCACGTTCGAAGCTTGCCAGAGCGGATGCGTAGTCGTTGCTCCTGAGGGCGATGATGCCCTTGCCTTCGATGCAGTACGGGTCATCGTTCGTGGCGCCTTTTTCGAAGTAGCGTTCCGCCCCGGGGAGTTCGCCGAGGGAGAGGAAGAGCATGCCGGCTTTTGCAAGGAAATACCCCGAGATGAGCTCGATGTGGTATGCGGTCAGATATGCCTGAATGCTGCGGTCGAATTCATTGAAGCGCACATATGCGTCCGCAAGCATCTCGTAGTTCGGGAGGTAACGGTTGTCGTAATCGATGCCTTTCTGCGCGTAGTTCAATGCGCGATAATGGTCGCCGCTCGCCGCGTATGCTTCGGAAAGGATGCGATAGGTGAACGGATGATTGGCGTATACGGCGTGCGCCTCTTCGCATATGCGTATGGCGGCGGCGGTATTGCCGGAGGCGAGCGCTGTCCGTGCCTTCTCGAGGATAGCGGTAAGTTCACGCGTGCGGTTCGTTTCGTCCGCGATGAGGGCATGCTTCTTCGTCGGCCCGGGAACGATTATCGATTCCACGGAGCGATAGTATTCGCCGGCGAGCGGGAGGGCGACGAGCATGATGATGAGCTTTACCGGAGATACACCCATAGGTTGAGGCCCGCCTCCAGATTGAAATTATAATCGACCTTCATCGGTATCGTCCCGATCTCGGAACGGTGAATAAAGAGGTTCGCTGCCGCGAAAAGCTCAAGGGTTATCGTGTTCGCGACGAGCATGAGATCGATATCGACGGGGACGCGTATCGCATAGCCCGGGAAATAGGTGAAATTCGTGCCGGCTGCTGCGGTGACCGACGGATAGTAATGGATGAAGCCGATGCTCATGCCGAGCGCGGTCGGCAGGGAGAGGATATCCAATGATCGTGCGAAATGTGCGCCGATGCGCGCGCCCTCTATCGATATCATATCGAACCTGCCGTAGGCGGCCGAGGCTACCGATCGATAGGAGAAGCTGTACTCGAGGTAGAGGTCGGAGAATACCGACGACGGTACGCCGAAATACATGAAGCGCAATCCGAGCTCTGCACCCGTGCATATCGACCGGGGATCGAACGCCTGCAGCCCGCCGATAAGCACGCCGCCCCCAATGCCGAACGCCCACGGCTGTTTTGCGTCATTGGTGTCGGCCCGGCGCCTGTCCTGCATCGGCTGGAACGCCGCACTGCCGCTCCCGTTCGTCGGAACGAATTCGGAATTCGCCCCCGTGAGCGCGATGCCGGCGGTGATGAACGCTAATATCGTTCGTGTGATGGATATCCGCACGGAATTCATTGTATTCTATGTAACAGAAAACGCAACAAAGTGTGAAAACGACTATTGCGCAAAAAACGGGCGGTAGTATAATACCGGCCACTGAGTCTGAACATGTTTTACCCTTTTAAATTCAAGCCCATCCTCAAGGAAAAGATATGGGGCGGGAACGCCCTTGCTGGGGATTACGGCAAAGCGTTCGATCCGTCCATGAAGATAGGGGAGAGCTGGGAGGTCTCGACGGTGCCCGAGGATGAGAGCATGGTATCGAACGGGCAGCTCGCCGGGGAGAGTCTTGAGGACCTTATCGTCGAATACAAAGAGCTTATCGTCGGCGAACGAGTGTTCAAAGAGCATAAGTATGAATTCCCTCTTCTGATAAAGTTCCTTGATGCTACCGAGAAGCTATCGGTGCAGGTGCATCCTGCCAACAAGTACGCGCGCGCGCACGGGCAGCGTTTCGGGAAGACCGAGATGTGGTTCATACTCTCGGCGGCCGAGCATGCGAAGCTTATCGTCGGACTGAAGCCGGGGACGACGAAGGATGAGCTCGTACAAGCGCTCGGTGATAAGACGATAACCACGGTGCTCAACTATCTGCCGGTGAAGGCCGGCGATGTCATCTATCTGCCCGCGGGGCGCGTGCATGCGATCCTGGAAGGCATCGTACTCGCCGAGATACAGCAGACGTCCGATCTTACCTATCGCCTCTATGACTGGGACCGCGTCGATGATGCGGGCCATCTGCGCGAACTGCATATACCCGAATCGCTTGAGAACATCAACTTCAATGATACCGAGCCTGTCATGCTTGCGAAGACATTTTCAGCGCAAACCGGGTTTGAGACTGCCTCCGTCATTGCCAACGATTATTTTTCCGTGGAGGAGATACATAACAGCGGCGTACGTTCGAAGTACGAGGCGATCACCGCGATGAAAGAGAGCTTTGAGATACTCATGGCGGTCGGCGGCGAGGGGAACATATTGCATCCGAAGGGGATGGAACCCTTCGCCAAGGGCGAAACGCTTCTGCTCCCCGCCGCGCTCGGGGAATACACGGTCAAGGGCAGGATCGATTTCCTCAGGATACGAGCATAACGGCGCTTTCGCTAGGCCGTTCTCCCCGAAAGAACATTCTTAATACGCTCGATGTCCTCCGCGACATGCGTTTTTTCGCGCATCATCGCGATGATGGTGTGCCGCGCATGCACGACCGATGAGTGATCGCGGTTGAATTCCGCGCCGATCTCCGTGGTCGATCGATTGGAGAGCGTGAGGGCGAGATAGACCGCCAGATGACGCGCATAGGAAACGGTGCGTGTACGGTCCTTCCCGAGTATGACATCGGCGGGCACGGAGAGCACCTTTGCGACCGCGCGAAGAACGTCCTTGGGGGACGCCGCCGCAATGCCGCTCGTGGTGCAGTAGTCATTGAAGACGCCGGCATCGATGCACTCCTCGAGCGAGAGCGTAACGTTCATGAGATCGCGCCGTGCGATATACGACTTGAGCGCGCCCTCTATCTTACGCACATCGGTCGATATGTTCTGCGCGAGATATTCTATGATGGAGCCGTCGATGTCGGTAGAAAGCTCATCAAGCTTTGTCCTGATGATGGCAAGCCGCGTCTCATAGAGCGGCGGTTCGATGCGTCCGATGACGTTCTTCTCGAAACGGTTGCGCAGCCGTTCGTCGAGGTTTTCAAGTTCTTTGGGCGGACGGTCGCTCACGAACACCATCTGCCGGCCGTGCTGCTCGAGCGTCTGATAGATCTCAAAAAGCTCCTTCGATGTCTGCACCGCCTTCTGCAGCTGCTGGATATCGTCGAGGAGGAGTATGTCGGGCGTGGAGTATTTTTTCCTGAAACGATTGGCGTTCCTGCTGTTGAGACTGTCGACGAATTCGGTGAGGAAGGCACCGCCCCCGATGTATATCACTTTTTTCGCGGGATCGTTCGCGATGATGTAGTTGCCGATGGCTTGCAGGAGATGCGTTTTTCCGAGGCCCACGCCGCCGTGGAAGAAGAACGGATTGTCTTGCGTGCCCGGTGACTTCGCAACGCGCATCGCCACCGCGACGACATAATCATTGTTCTTGCCGCTGATATAGTTGTCGAACGTGTAGTGTTCGTTCAAGCTCGAGCGATGACGTTTTTTTTCGATATCCGTGGTGCCGAAAAGATCGTGCTGCACGTCCGCCGCGGGTACGAGCGATGGATCGACGAGGAAGGTGAGCGCAATATCGCGTCCCGATCGTTCTTTGAGAAGGGACTGCATGCGGGGCAGGAGGTTCTTCTTTATGTAATTGATAGCGAAATCGCCCGAAACGCCTACGGTGATGCCGTTGTCCATCTCGCCGCGGTATGCGCATTGATTGAGGATGCCGACGGCCGCGCCGTCACTGGTCGATTTCAGCGAATCGACCGCCGATGTCCATGCTTCTTTGAGCACGCGCCGCCCCGCGCTTACCGCTTCCGTTTCGCGTTGGACTTCCCGCGCCTGTGTTTGGCAAGATGACGGTAGACGAAGTAGGCGACCGCCGCCATGAGGACCACGATGACGACGATATCGACGACCTTGCTGTAGCGCATGACGAGTTCCCAGTTCTTCTTGAGCGTAAAGCCAGCCCAGGCGAGGAACATGTTCCACATCGTCGCCCCGATGATCGTGAAGATGCCGAAACGTACGATGTTCATTCGCGCGATGCCTGCCGGGAGCGATATCAGATGCCGTACGATGGGTATGAAACGGCAGATGAATATCGTAATCTCGCCGAAGCGCGCAAAGAAGCGTTCGGTGAAGGTAAGGTCGTCCTTGTCGAGAAGGAAGTATTTCCCGAACTTGTTGATGAAGGGCTTGCCGCCGTATGCGCCGATATAATAGGAGATGAACGAGCCTGCGATGCTGCCGAGGGTGCTCGCAACGAGCACTCCCCACCAGGTGAATTTCCCGGCGGCGATATTGAAGCCGGCGAACGGCATGACCGCTTCGCTCGGTATGGGGAATATCATGCTTTCCATCGTCATGAGGATGAAAACGCTCACATACCCTGTCTTTTCTATGAACGCAGTGATATAGGTGGCGAGGAATTCCGTAAGTCCCATGGTGAAAGCTCCCAATGTTGTTTTTTCGCTCTGTAAGACGCAGGGCGTCGATTCTATACAGAACCGCCGTTTTGTCAAGAAGCACGTGGAGGTGAGTGTGCATCAACAGAGGCGTTCGCTTGCTTGACAAATCAATGAAAATATCGTATTTTACCCACCGAACGCCGCTTTCGGGGTTATCCCGGCGGCAAAATCACCTCATGCGAGGAGTCGTTATGAAATGGTATGCCGAACCGACGTACGTGAAGCTCGTCTGGGCTGCACTGTTCGAACTCGCGAAGCGCAACAGCGATGAGGGCGAGGATGATCTCGAGGAAGATGAGGACGAGGATGAGGAAGACGAGGATTTTGAGGATGATGAGGATATTGCGGACGACGAAATAGAGGACGAGGAATTTGACGACGAAGAATTCGATGACGAAGAATTCGACGACGAAGAATTCGACGACGAAGAATTCGATGACGAAGAATTCGATGACGATATCGAAGAGGATGACGAGGCGGACGAGGAAGATGACGAAGCTGATGATGATTTCGAGGACGATGAGAAATAGATCACGGACCGTTCAGTGAGCCGCATTGCCCTCCGGATGGGCGGTATTGATTCATCCGGCATACGCAAGGTATTCAATCTCGCTCAGCATATCAAGGACCCGATAAATCTTTCCATAGGACAGCCGGACTTCGATGTCCCGGAAAGCGTCAAGCATGATATGATCTCCGCCATTCAGGGCGGCTTCAACAAATATACGCTTACGCAGGGTGATGCGGACCTGCGCAGAGGCATTTCATCGCTCCCGCGTTA
It encodes the following:
- a CDS encoding type I phosphomannose isomerase catalytic subunit yields the protein MFYPFKFKPILKEKIWGGNALAGDYGKAFDPSMKIGESWEVSTVPEDESMVSNGQLAGESLEDLIVEYKELIVGERVFKEHKYEFPLLIKFLDATEKLSVQVHPANKYARAHGQRFGKTEMWFILSAAEHAKLIVGLKPGTTKDELVQALGDKTITTVLNYLPVKAGDVIYLPAGRVHAILEGIVLAEIQQTSDLTYRLYDWDRVDDAGHLRELHIPESLENINFNDTEPVMLAKTFSAQTGFETASVIANDYFSVEEIHNSGVRSKYEAITAMKESFEILMAVGGEGNILHPKGMEPFAKGETLLLPAALGEYTVKGRIDFLRIRA
- the dnaA gene encoding chromosomal replication initiator protein DnaA, which codes for MLKEAWTSAVDSLKSTSDGAAVGILNQCAYRGEMDNGITVGVSGDFAINYIKKNLLPRMQSLLKERSGRDIALTFLVDPSLVPAADVQHDLFGTTDIEKKRHRSSLNEHYTFDNYISGKNNDYVVAVAMRVAKSPGTQDNPFFFHGGVGLGKTHLLQAIGNYIIANDPAKKVIYIGGGAFLTEFVDSLNSRNANRFRKKYSTPDILLLDDIQQLQKAVQTSKELFEIYQTLEQHGRQMVFVSDRPPKELENLDERLRNRFEKNVIGRIEPPLYETRLAIIRTKLDELSTDIDGSIIEYLAQNISTDVRKIEGALKSYIARRDLMNVTLSLEECIDAGVFNDYCTTSGIAAASPKDVLRAVAKVLSVPADVILGKDRTRTVSYARHLAVYLALTLSNRSTTEIGAEFNRDHSSVVHARHTIIAMMREKTHVAEDIERIKNVLSGRTA
- a CDS encoding DedA family protein is translated as MGLTEFLATYITAFIEKTGYVSVFILMTMESMIFPIPSEAVMPFAGFNIAAGKFTWWGVLVASTLGSIAGSFISYYIGAYGGKPFINKFGKYFLLDKDDLTFTERFFARFGEITIFICRFIPIVRHLISLPAGIARMNIVRFGIFTIIGATMWNMFLAWAGFTLKKNWELVMRYSKVVDIVVIVVLMAAVAYFVYRHLAKHRRGKSNAKRKR